The Campylobacter sp. genome contains the following window.
TGAGTTTAAATTTGACCGCGCGAGCTTTGTGAGCGAAATCTCTAAAATCGCCTCTTTTAATAAGCTCTAAAATTCAGTAAATTTTAACGGCACGCTCGAAACTGCGGCGTAACAAACCACCCTTTGCCTCGGCAAAATTTAGATTTGAAATGATATGGCTGCCGCGCAAGCTCATAAGATTAAAATTTTCGCCTCGCCGCTGCGCAAAACATCCAGCAAAATATCATAAAATTTACCCAGCCTTAGCTTTAAAATTCCGCCCCTTTTGATGATCACGAAAACCTGTCCGCCTCGCTCGCCAAGCGCGTCGTAGAGCGCGTCTAAATTTGCGACGTATTCTGGCTCGAAATTTAGCGCTGCGGCAAATAGCGCGAAAATTTGATCTTTGCGCCTAATCTTTGCGCCGTCGATGATGATCTTTGCGGCGCTGCGCGTTTTAAAATTTAAGCTCATTGCACGCGCTCGAAGCTTTCGTAATGATCGGCGGTGTAAAAGATCAGTCCGTCGTTTGAAAATATCAGCCGCTTTGCGCCGCGCGGGCCGCCGCGATACTCGATGTCGCATTCGCGCCAAATCCGCCCCTTTTTATCAGGTAGCCTGCGCTCGAAATTGCCGAAACGATCGCCACCTATGCTCTTGCCGCGCGCGTATCGCCACAGATCACCGCCCTGCCAGCCAAGCTCACCGGCCTGCTTTTTCGTGATGAAATTTTGCGGCAAAGAGCCCGTACGGCGGATATGAGCGCTCACGCACTCCTTGCTTATGCAGGGCTCGTCCGCGAGCTGATTTTTAGAATTTGCAGCGGGATTTTGAGATTGCGAAGCTTCATAATCTGCGCTACGCCGCCTGTGGACGTCCGCCTCGTCTTTAGGATTTACGGCGGCGGGCTCGTTTGCTTGCGGATGAGATTTTAAATCTCCTAGGTCTGCTCCGCGCCCTGCTCCGCCGTCTGCGCTTCTTGCACCGCTCTCATCTTTTGCACCGGCGCCGCTTGCGGGATTTTGCGAGCTTGAAATTTTACGATCGGTGCCGCTTTTGATATCTTGCGCGCCGCTTTTACGCGAGGCGGCATCCAGGGTTTTGGAGGTAAAAACCCGCTCATCTTTAGCCGCGGGGCTGCGCGAATTGGAGATGAAATTTAGCGCCAAAAGAAGTGCTGCAAAAATTGCGAGCGGGATCAGCTTTTTTGCCACCACTAGCCTTTTTTGCGGGTCGCGAAGCGAAAATAGAGCACGATCGCCGCTACTATCGCGCCTAGAGCCAGCGGAGCGATCCACGGCGCGTCCTTAATGTGCACATAGAGCTCGCGCACGAAATCGCCCGCGTAGTAGCTCAGTAACCCCACCACAAGCGCCCAAATAAGCGAGCTTACGGCATTGATGACGCTAAATTTTAAAAATGAATATTTTGTGATGCCGATCGCGATCGGTACGAGGGTTTTGAGGCCGTAGATAAATTTTTTAATCAAAATGATGCGGTCGCCGTATTTACGAAACAAAATCTGCGCCAGAGCAAGGTTGCGGCGCTGTTTGCGCAGATAGGGCATGATCTCTTTTTTATTGTAGCGGCTTACTAAAAATAGCCCCGAATCGCCTATGAAGTTCGATATGCAGGCGATTACGATGCATAAGACGATATTGAGCTCGCCGGCAGAGCTTAGCACGCCCGCCGCCGCAAGCGCCAAAAATCCTCCGCCCAGCGAATACAAAAACAGTATCAAATACCCCCACGTATGGAGGTTTGCAAACATCGATTCCATCGAATCCTTTCATTAGATCATATAAAATTCTATAAATTTGACTAAAACAGCTTTAAAATTCAGTGCGAAAATTTCACTATAACGTCCCACGACGCTACTTGATTTCGCTGCGACATTAAATAAAATTCCGCACGGCTGTCGCAAAATACAAAATTTCGCCGCAAAATATCAAGTGAAATTTCAAAATAAAATTTCTAGACATCAAACAAAATCACCGCAAAATTTAACGGTAAAATTTTGCAATTCTAAATTTAATGACAAAATTTCGACTTCTTTAGAATTCAAAGTAACTTGCGAATTACGCAGGATTTACGCGATATCCTCAAATGCCTCCCACCCCGCGAATTGCAATAAAATTGCGCACCTAAGTCTATTATTCTGCAGAAATCACGCGAGCAAAATTCCAAGCTGCTAATAAAACGCCCATAAAGCAAAATTTTTCGCTAAGCTATGCGCCTTAGCATCTTTAGCTAAATTTTACTCATCTGCGCCAATTACTCGCATCAAAAGCGCATAGCCCTCGGTATTTGGATCAAAAGCGCGGTCATTTTTGGTCTCCAGCACCGAACCGCCCAGGCTCACGCCCGCAAACAGCCCGCCTTTATTCGTAAAGACGTACATATCTTGATTTAGCACATCTAAAGAGCCAGAATCGGCGCTGTAGTTACCTGCAACTGCCGTCGCATCGCCCGAAAGCGTGATTTGGGAATTTCGCATTTTTTGGATTACATCGTCATGCATTACGAAAATAACTAGATAATTATCCTCATAGCCTA
Protein-coding sequences here:
- a CDS encoding lipid-binding SYLF domain-containing protein, with protein sequence MKKFIIALFLLFSAAFAEDELIIDSASAYSSVMRTNAQYKYLAQQARAIVIFPSVKKLGFIIGGMYGEGIIIYNNDGAHSVSGAEISSASVGLQIGYEDNYLVIFVMHDDVIQKMRNSQITLSGDATAVAGNYSADSGSLDVLNQDMYVFTNKGGLFAGVSLGGSVLETKNDRAFDPNTEGYALLMRVIGADE
- a CDS encoding barstar family protein; translated protein: MSLNFKTRSAAKIIIDGAKIRRKDQIFALFAAALNFEPEYVANLDALYDALGERGGQVFVIIKRGGILKLRLGKFYDILLDVLRSGEAKILIL
- a CDS encoding DedA family protein, with protein sequence MESMFANLHTWGYLILFLYSLGGGFLALAAAGVLSSAGELNIVLCIVIACISNFIGDSGLFLVSRYNKKEIMPYLRKQRRNLALAQILFRKYGDRIILIKKFIYGLKTLVPIAIGITKYSFLKFSVINAVSSLIWALVVGLLSYYAGDFVRELYVHIKDAPWIAPLALGAIVAAIVLYFRFATRKKG
- a CDS encoding ribonuclease domain-containing protein, which codes for MAKKLIPLAIFAALLLALNFISNSRSPAAKDERVFTSKTLDAASRKSGAQDIKSGTDRKISSSQNPASGAGAKDESGARSADGGAGRGADLGDLKSHPQANEPAAVNPKDEADVHRRRSADYEASQSQNPAANSKNQLADEPCISKECVSAHIRRTGSLPQNFITKKQAGELGWQGGDLWRYARGKSIGGDRFGNFERRLPDKKGRIWRECDIEYRGGPRGAKRLIFSNDGLIFYTADHYESFERVQ